The following coding sequences are from one Syngnathus acus chromosome 14, fSynAcu1.2, whole genome shotgun sequence window:
- the slc6a7 gene encoding sodium-dependent proline transporter: protein MWIQYLNNHLCQWVELEMRDDGRKGELVSPSLVRPSITQNSINLNGHTANSLNHTTAGSQLESPTPSPEPVLNAAISRGHWGGKYEFLLSCLGYCVGLGNVWRFPYLCYRNGGGVFLIPYFIMLFFTGVPLFLMELCLGQYGAAGPVTVWKCCPLLKGIGIGMLCVAVLVSLYYNVIMAWTFYYLGSSFQYPLPWSCDAVANAAICNGSSGESLSPSEIFWNERVLGVVNSAGLHDPGPVRWPLALCLLAAWVIVFLCMLKGIHSAGKVVYVTATFPYLVLLVLIIRGATLEGSLQGIAFYLTPDWRRLTSAQVWNDAASQIFYSLGIGIGGVLSMASYNKFDNNVIRDTIIITTGNCLTSFFAGFAIFSVLGHMAWRRGVPVENVAVSGPGLAFVAYPEALALLPGSAFWSVLFFLMLFMLGIDTLFGNIEGITTAVLDEFPQLRRNAKHKSLFLAVLCSCLYLMGLLLVTDGGIYWFTLIDSFSTSFGLIILTLFMCIGISFVYGVNQFCQDIIDMIRYCPPWCTKVLLYFKACWVFFTPFLLLFILTYIFIEMYSTSLHYGSYVYPRWGKALGVCMATTCCLQILIWAIVAICKETGTLKERFHKSIQPLNSWRSNVAGGVGGNVAAERVEDLFSVTLTDMDFTAMTWEEERPF, encoded by the exons ATGTGGATCCAATACTTAAATAACCACCTGTGCCAGTGGGTGGAATTGGAGATGAGGGACGACGGCCGCAAAGGTGAACTCGTCAGCCCCTCTCTGGTCAGGCCCAGCATCACCCAG AATTCGATCAATTTGAATGGGCATACGGCAAACAGCCTGAACCACACAACCGCTGGATCACAGCTCGAGTCTCCAACTCCGAGTCCAGAACCCGTATTGAACGCGGCCATCTCCAGGGGTCATTGGGGCGGGAAGTACGAGTTCCTGCTTTCTTGCCTCGGATACTGCGTGGGTTTAGGGAATGTGTGGCGGTTCCCTTACCTTTGCTATCGCAATGGAGGAG GTGTTTTTCTTATCCCCTATTTCATCATGCTCTTTTTTACGGGCGTTCCGCTCTTCCTCATGGAGCTGTGTCTCGGCCAGTACGGAGCAGCCGGCCCGGTCACCGTATGGAAATGCTGCCCTCTGCTTAAAG GTATCGGCATTGGCATGCTGTGCGTGGCTGTGCTGGTGTCTCTTTACTACAACGTCATTATGGCGTGGACGTTTTATTACCTGGGCAGCTCATTCCAATATCCTTTGCCTTGGTCATGTGACGCCGTCGCCAACGCTGCCATCTGCAACGGCTCCAGTGGGGAAAGTCTCAGCCCCTCGGAGATCTTCTGGAA TGAGCGTGTGCTGGGTGTGGTGAACAGCGCGGGCCTTCATGACCCGGGTCCAGTCCGCTGGCCTCTGGCCCTGTGCCTCCTGGCTGCCTGGGTCATCGTCTTCTTGTGTATGCTGAAGGGCATCCACAGCGCTGGCAAG gtGGTTTATGTCACGGCTACATTCCCGTACTTGGTCCTGCTAGTTTTGATCATAAGAGGTGCTACTCTCGAAGGCTCTCTTCAGGGCATCGCTTTTTACCTCACGCCCGACTGGAGACGATTAACCAGCGCGCAG GTTTGGAATGATGCAGCTTCACAGATCTTCTACTCGTTGGGTATCGGGATTGGAGGAGTGCTTTCCATGGCCTCCTATAATAAGTTTGACAACAATGTCATCAG agACACGATCATTATCACCACTGGAAACTGCCTCACAAGCTTTTTTGCAGGCTTTGCTATATTTTCAGTTCTGGGCCACATGGCGTGGAGGAGAGGGGTGCCGGTTGAAAACGTGGCAGTTTCCG GTCCTGGATTAGCATTTGTTGCTTACCCGGAGGCCCTCGCTCTTCTGCCAGGCTCAGCGTTCTGGTCCGTGCTCTTCTTCCTGATGCTTTTCATGCTGGGGATTGACACGCTT TTTGGCAACATCGAGGGCATAACCACTGCGGTACTGGATGAGTTTCCACAACTGCGAAGGAACGCCAAGCACAAGTCGTTGTTTCTTGCCGTACTTTGCAGTTGCCTCTACCTGATGGGTCTTCTCTTAGTAACTGAt GGGGGAATTTACTGGTTCACTCTCATTGACTCCTTCAGCACTAGTTTTGGTCTCATCATCCTCACCCTCTTCATGTGCATTGGCATCTCCTTCGTCTATG GAGTCAACCAGTTTTGCCAGGACATCATCGACATGATCCGTTATTGCCCTCCCTGGTGCACTAAAGTTTTGTTGTACTTCAAAGCATGCTGGGTATTCTTCACGCCGTTTCTTCTTTTG TTTATCCTGACCTACATCTTCATTGAGATGTACAGCACTTCTCTCCATTACGGCAGCTACGTGTATCCTCGCTGGGGGAAAGCGTTGGGGGTGTGCATGGCTACGACCTGCTGTCTGCAGATCCTCATTTGGGCCATTGTAGCCATCTGCAAGGAAACTGGAACACTGAAAGAA CGTTTCCACAAATCAATTCAACCACTGAACTCCTGGCGGTCAAACGTCGCAGGGGGAGTGGGGGGGAATGTGGCTGCTGAAAGGGTGGAGGATCTTTTCTCAGTCACTCTCACTGACATGGACTTTACTGCGATGACATGGGAGGAAGAGAGACCGTTTTGA
- the rb1 gene encoding retinoblastoma-associated protein, with protein sequence MPPKRRSAVTTLNKETKKRPETSSPGIKTSPELAVKKHGDKDADFVALCKSLHVSDPVCGRSWKMYKSRQESLDEFAEDQKSLWGACLYAVVIDMDAASFTITQVLKAVAMNLKRFVTLVRKLDVNLDAISSKVNSALTRLENKYDVTLALYQRFEKTCKKIFVEVTKAKEREVMRSCWTMFLLAKGKALQMEDDLVISFQLLLCTLELFIKRCPPELLQPLYQSSISKVQIPVTRTSRRNQNNAKARAAEPEVDMLLLETLCKENQCNLDEVKNVYQTSFSAFLVSLDLLKSSGLPQASSINQQYEEHYLKSRDVDARLFLDSDETLLLPKVDPVPVERTPKKNMPEEDAVPVPQTPIRAAMTSIQHLRGDLTSRGDSPSVNLETYFKNCTVDPTRDVLKRLETMGSKFSQRFAEAVGPSWATLGKQRFTLAVKLYYKVMEAMLKSEEKRLSVQNFSKLLNDATFHTSLLACALEVVMATYEESSFKTGGHNNGRSGGDPDEANQCFPWILHVLNLSAFDFYKVIESFIKADPTLSKDIVKHLETCENLIMERIAWETGSPLLELLKQEHEGGAVEQAETLASFSQQLQHNHTAADLYLSPIRPCLRILPPDSPATTPGTPAAAPARSHPATQAVGQNLRQLKSNSLSLFYKKLYRLAYTRLKMLCSYLLSSHPELEPIIWTLFQYTLQHKYELMRDRHLDQLMMSAMYAICKVKGLDLRFKAIVSSYKNMPNTNQETFKHVLIAEGSYDSIIIFYNDVFMQELKTNILQYASTRPPTLSPIPQIPRSPYKFPSSPLRVPGSCNVYISPMKNSRSPSIMTPRSRMLVSIGESFGTPNCFQKINQMVSSGERSLKRISDHGGTPKILKRLRFDADGTDETDGSKSDGDSTLFQKLNDLTSARSRMQEQKMKEDAESRKDHH encoded by the exons ATGCCACCTAAGAGGCGAAGTGCCGTGACGACCCTAAACAAAGAGACGAAAAAGAGACCTGAAACTTCCTCCCCGGGCATCAAAACGAGCCCCGAGTTAGCGGTCAAAAA GCACGGAGACAAGGATGCTGATTTTGTTGCTCTGTGCAAGAGCCTCCATGTGTCTGATCCGGTTTGTGGCCGTTCCTGGAAGATGTACAAAAGTCGTCAGGAGTCCCTGGATGAATTTGCT GAAGATCAGAAAAGTTTGTGGGGAGCTTGTCTGTACGCAGTTGTGATCGACATGGATGCTGCTTCCTTCACCATAACTCAGGTCTTAAAAGCAGTCGCTATGAA TCTAAAGCGGTTTGTGACTCTGGTTCGGAAGTTGGACGTCAATTTGGACGCAATAAGTTCCAAGGTGAATTCAGCACTGACGCGCTTGGAGAACAAATACGATGTGACCCTGGCTCTTTACCAGAGATTTGAGAA gacatgcaaaaaaatctttgtcgAGGTCACCAAAGCCAA agagCGTGAGGTCATGCGGAGCTGCTGGACGATGTTCCTTTTGGCCAAGG GAAAGGCCTTGCAGATGGAGGATGACCTGGTCATATCATTTCAGCTGCTGCTGTGCACTCTCGAGTTATTCATCAAGCGATGCCCTCCTGAACTACTGCAGCCTCTTTACC AATCATCCATCAGCAAAGTCCAGATCCCCGTCACGCGTACGTCACGCCGCAACCAGAACAACGCCAAAGCACGAGCCGCCGAGCCAGAGGTGGACATGCTGCTTCTTGAAACCTTGTGCAAGGAGAATCAGTGCAATTTAGACGAG GTCAAAAATGTCTATCAGACCAGTTTCTCTGCCTTCCTGGTGTCTCTGGATCTTCTCAAATCTTCTGGACTACCTCAG GCCAGCAGCATCAACCAGCAGTACGAAGAGCACTACCTCAAGAGTAGAGACGTTGATGCACGACTATTTTTGGACAGCGATGAGACGCTACTTTTGCCTAAAGTGGACCC GGTTCCAGTGGAGAGAACACCTAAAAAGAACATGCCGGAAGAAGATGCCGTGCCCGTCCCTCAGACTCCAATCAG AGCCGCCATGACCTCCATCCAACATTTGAGAGGAGATCTTACCTCTCGCGGCGACTCTCCGTCCGTCAATTTAGAGACCTACTTCAAG AACTGTACTGTGGATCCAACTCGGGATGTGCTGAAGCGTTTGGAGACAATGGGATCAAAATTCAGCCAGAGGTTTGCTGAGGCAGTTGGCCCGAGTTGGGCCACTCTCGGGAAGCAG agATTTACACTTGCTGTCAAACTCTACTACAAAGTCATGGAGGCGATGCTGAAATCG GAAGAGAAACGACTCTCTGTGCAAAATTTCAG CAAACTCCTCAATGACGCTACGTTCCACACTTCACTCTTGGCCTGTGCTCTGgaggttgtcatggcaacataCGAAG AGAGCAGTTTTAAGACTGGCGGTCACAACAATGGCCGTAGTGGCGGCGACCCAGACGAAGCGAACCAGTGCTTTCCGTGGATACTGCATGTTTTGAACCTCAGCGCCTTTGACTTCTACAAAGTTATTGAGAGTTTCATCAAAGCCGACCCGACTCTCAGCAAAGACATCGTCAAGCATCTGGAGACCTGTGAGAACCTCATTATGGAGCGCATCGCATGGGAGACG GGTTCGCCTCTGTTGGAGCTGTTGAAGCAGGAGCATGAAGGCGGCGCAGTGGAACAAGCAGAAACACTTGCAAGTTTCAGCCAGCAGTTGCAGCACAACCACACAGCGGCCGACCT GTATCTGTCCCCCATTCGCCCGTGCCTTCGCATCTTGCCGCCCGACTCGCCCGCCACCACGCCGGGCACTCCAGCCGCCGCTCCGGCGCGGAGTCACCCTGCAACCCAAGCTGTGGGTCAGAACCTTCGGCAACTGAAGTCCAACTCACTCAGCCTCTTCTATAAGAAAT TGTACCGCCTGGCCTACACCAGACTGAAGATGCTTTGCTCCTATCTGCTGTCCTCCCACCCGGAGTTGGAGCCCATCATCTGGACGCTCTTCCAGTACACGCTGCAGCACAAGTACGAGCTGATGAGAGATCGGCATCTGGACCAG TTGATGATGTCAGCCATGTACGCCATATGCAAAGTTAAGGGCTTGGATCTGCGCTTCAAGGCCATCGTGTCGTCGTACAAGAACATGCCAAATACCAACCAGGAG actttcaagcatgTGTTGATCGCGGAGGGCAGCTACGACTCCATCATCATCTTCTACAACGACGTTTTCATGCAGGAGCTGAAAACCAACATCCTGCAATATGCGTCAACAAGA CCGCCCACCCTCTCGCCGATCCCGCAAATTCCACGCAGTCCTTATAAATTTCCCAGTTCACCTCTGCGCGTGCCCGGAAGCTGCAATGTGTACATCTCGCCGATGAAGAACTCGCGCTCCCCCAGCATCATGACTCCCCGCAGCAG AATGCTGGTCTCCATCGGTGAATCATTTGGG ACACCTAATTGCTTCCAAAAGATTAACCAGATGGTCAGCAGCGGCGAGCGCTCCTTGAAGAGAATCTCAGATCACGGAGGCACCCCGAAAATTCTCAAGAGGTTACGATTTGATGCTGATGGGACAGATGAGACAGATGGAAG CAAATCTGATGGAGATTCAACACTGTTCCAGAAGCTCAATGATTTGA CCTCCGCCCGCAGTCGCATGCAGGAGCAGAAAATGAAGGAGGATGCGGAATCCCGAAAAGACCATCACTAA
- the LOC119133333 gene encoding lysophosphatidic acid receptor 6-like encodes MLNGTLGAAHTSVCNKSDDFKYPLYSAAFSLVFVFGFLFNLLAVYIFGCTLKTRNETTTYMINLVVSDSLFVLSLPFRIVYFIKREWMFGSELCKISVALFYTNMYGSILFLTCISIDRFLAIVHPFRSQRIRTKRNAKLACVTVWVLVLSGSIPTGFLLDTTSDKNLNASSNYCFENYSSQQWKSELSKVVMFIETVGFVIPLMVNLFCSGMVLQTLKKPQTISRGGSINKTKVLRMIVVHLLIFCFCFIPYNVNLMFYSLVRTKVLKGCYAEHVVRTIYPISLCIAVTNCCFDPVIYYFTSETIQSSIKRKSTVWHNGVKLLDRLQGDSPRSTHRTLPLRPLKNNLTDTEALQSKKNVTM; translated from the coding sequence ATGCTCAACGGTACGCTGGGTGCCGCTCACACGTCTGTGTGCAACAAGAGCGACGACTTCAAGTACCCGCTGTACAGCGCCGCTTTCAGCCTGGTCTTCGTCTTTGGATTCCTCTTCAACCTGTTGGCCGTCTACATTTTTGGCTGCACGTTAAAGACGAGGAACGAAACCACCACGTACATGATCAACCTGGTGGTGTCCGACTCGCTCTTCGTCCTCAGCCTGCCGTTTCGGATTGTCTACTTCATCAAGCGGGAATGGATGTTCGGCAGCGAGCTGTGCAAGATTTCCGTGGCGCTTTTCTACACCAACATGTACGGCAGcatcctcttcctcacctGCATCAGCATCGACCGCTTTCTGGCCATCGTGCACCCGTTTCGATCGCAAAGAATTCGGACCAAGCGCAACGCCAAACTGGCCTGCGTCACGGTGTGGGTGCTGGTTCTTTCCGGAAGCATCCCAACCGGGTTCCTCCTGGACACCACCTCGGACAAAAACCTCAACGCTTCATCAAACTACTGCTTTGAAAACTACTCCAGTCAGCAGTGGAAGTCGGAGCTGTCCAAGGTGGTGATGTTTATCGAGACGGTGGGCTTCGTCATCCCGCTGATGGTCAACCTTTTCTGCTCCGGCATGGTTCTACAGACTTTGAAGAAACCTCAGACCATCAGCCGCGGCGGCAGCATCAATAAGACCAAAGTTCTGAGGATGATCGTGGTGCATCTACTCATCTTCTGCTTCTGTTTCATCCCCTACAACGTAAATCTCATGTTCTACTCTCTAGTCCGGACCAAAGTCCTCAAAGGATGCTACGCCGAACACGTGGTTCGAACCATCTACCCCATTTCTCTGTGCATCGCCGTGACCAACTGCTGCTTCGATCCCGTCATTTATTACTTCACTTCGGAGACCATCCAGAGCTCCATCAAACGCAAGTCCACCGTGTGGCACAACGGCGTCAAGCTTCTCGACAGGTTGCAGGGAGACAGCCCCAGATCGACACACAGAACTCTGCCCTTGAGGCCTCTGAAAAACAACCTGACGGATACAGAAGCTTTACAGTCTAAAAAGAATGTCACGATGTGA
- the LOC119133293 gene encoding short transient receptor potential channel 2-like, which translates to MNKKMQFPPELIGAIQEGKMELVCSLLKTGDGIIRQLDDSEDRLWREALNLSIRLGSDCIMDALLQGVKFDFRQIHEALLVAVDTNQPRVVKLLLDRLDQEKGNKMDVRSFSQAIFDHSIDNSQFAPGVTPLTLACQKDLYDIVTMLTRKGHVIPWPHKISCACLECRNGRQYDLLKFSLSRINTYRGIASRAYLSITSDDAMLSAFSLSRELRKLSRNEPEFKPQYLSLEELCQEFAVELLGMCRNQSEVTTILNSCGDESQEALDEQAFEEGIPNLSRLRLAVNYNQKQFVAHPICQQVLSSIWCGNLAGWRGSRTAWKLFVSVGIFFTMPFLCLAYWIAPKSKVGKILKTPVIKFLLHSASYLWFLITLLGESITMEMYRDTFAARQQNILHSSFHMVWVVGFFWYECKEVWIEGLRSYFLDWWNCLDMVVLSMYLASFALRVLIMLKGHLCLDTNSSAEECVYFTQTVRDDWRQEDPQLIAEVLFAVTSMMSFTRLAYILPAHESLGTLQISIGKMIDDMMRFMFILMIIGTAFLCGINNVYVPYVISPRLGRFNETFHFLFWTMFGVANQEYVDMPQFVLAEVVGRILYGIFTLVIVIVLLNMLIAMITNSFQKIEDDADVEWKFARSKLYLSYFREGLTMPVPFNIIPSPKALFYILRGIFRRICCCMNCNSAKYPPIASLCDKKGSEDNQVPYRQQVIRALVQRYIESARREFKETKRKDIGNRITELSKGVLRMHNDLKMVHHHLVDESHRTADELSKEGSSFLGKYILGAKNNFRGFNSQLDQKSTSRDVMVHHGEEEEEKTKGQTDEKERCEGEDTSSRLSSHGDLVKMEEGRVQAEKEQIDANKSDNANEIAPAKHFNIEEEKKILSESPKKRISEDKENMRNTFEEIELQENKVEAGWVNGRQREPDICGRCDDEGENLESQTKIASPSGSSSSRDTGFGSEEGEASIDDTESKTLAE; encoded by the exons atgaacaaaaaaatgcagttcCCTCCAGAGCTCATCGGCGCCATCCAGGAAGGGAAAATGGAGCTGGTTTGCAGCCTGCTCAAGACGGGCGACGGCATCATCCGCCAGCTGGACGACTCTGAAGATCGCCTTTGGAGGGAGGCCCTCAACCTGTCCATCCGCCTGGGGAGCGACTGCATCATGGACGCCCTCCTCCAGGGGGTCAAATTCGACTTCCGTCAGATTCACGAGGCCCTTCTCGTTGCCGTGGACACCAACCAGCCGAGAGTGGTCAAGCTCCTGCTGGACCGCCTGGATCAGGAAAAAGGCAACAAGATGGACGTGCGCTCCTTCTCTCAAGCCATCTTTGACCACTCCATTGACAACTCGCAGTTTGCCCCCGGTGTGACCCCGCTGACCTTGGCGTGCCAGAAAGATCTTTACGACATCGTCACCATGCTGACCCGAAAGGGTCACGTCATCCCGTGGCCGCACAAGATCTCCTGCGCCTGCCTGGAGTGCCGCAACGGGCGTCAGTACGACCTGCTCAAGTTCTCCTTGTCCCGCATCAACACCTACCGCGGCATCGCCAGCCGCGCTTACCTCTCCATCACATCCGACGATGCCATGCTCAGCGCTTTCAGCCTCAGCAGAGAACTCCGTAAACTTTCTCGGAATGAACCAGAGTTCAAG CCTCAGTACCTGAGCCTGGAGGAGCTTTGTCAAGAATTTGCCGTGGAGTTGTTGGGTATGTGCCGCAACCAGAGCGAGGTGACCACCATTCTCAACAGCTGCGGAGACGAGAGCCAGGAGGCTTTGGACGAGCAGGCCTTCGAGGAGGGCATACCGAACCTGTCAAGGCTACGCCTGGCTGTCAACTACAACCAGAAGCAG tTTGTCGCCCACCCCATCTGCCAACAAGTTCTATCCTCAATCTGGTGCGGCAACCTGGCAGGTTGGAGAGGTAGCAGGACTGCGTGGAAGCTCTTTGTCTCCGTCGGGATCTTTTTCACAATGCCCTTCCTCTGCCTCGCCTACTGGATCGCACCAAAGTCAAAA GTGGGAAAGATCCTAAAGACTCCCGTCATCAAGTTCCTTCTTCATTCCGCTTCCTATTTGTGGTTCCTCATCACATTACTCGGGGAATCCATCACCATGGAGATGTACCGGGATACGTTTGCGGCGAGGCAGCAGAACATCTTGCACAGCTCCTTCCACATGGTTTGGGTGGTCG GTTTCTTCTGGTATGAGTGCAAGGAAGTGTGGATCGAAGGTCTGAGGAGTTACTTCCTGGATTGGTGGAACTGCTTGGACATGGTGGTGCTCAGCATGTACTTGGCCTCCTTCGCCTTACGTGTGCTCATCATGCTCAAGGGTCATTTGTGTCTCGACACAAACAGCTCGGCGGAGGAGTGCGTCTACTTCACCCAGACGG TGCGCGACGACTGGCGTCAGGAGGACCCTCAGTTGATTGCGGAGGTTCTGTTCGCCGTGACGAGTATGATGAGCTTCACAAGGCTCGCTTACATTCTCCCGGCGCACGAGTCACTAGGAACGCTCCAGATCTCCATCGGCAAGATGATTGACGACATGATGAG ATTCATGTTCATCCTGATGATCATCGGAACAGCCTTCCTATGCGGGATCAATAATGTCTACGTCCCTTATGTCATCTCACCGCGTCTCGGCag GTTTAACGAGACGTTTCACTTTCTTTTCTGGACCATGTTCGGTGTGGCCAACCAGGAATACGTGGACATGCCGCAGTTTGTCTTGGCCGAAGTTGTCGGACGGATTCTGTACGGAATCTTCACGCTTGTCATAGTCATTGTCTTACTCAACATGCTTATTGCTATGATCACCAACTCCTTTCAGAAAATTGag GACGATGCAGATGTGGAGTGGAAATTTGCCAGATCCAAGCTATATCTCAGTTACTTCCGAGAGGGCCTCACCATGCCCGTCCCATTCAACATCATCCCTTCCCCAAAAGCTTTGTTTTACATATTAAG GGGCATCTTTAGGCGCATCTGCTGCTGCATGAACTGTAATTCTGCAAAATATCCACCAATAGCTTCTTTG TGTGACAAAAAGGGCTCCGAGGACAACCAGGTTCCGTACCGTCAGCAGGTGATCAGAGCTCTGGTGCAACGATACATCGAATCGGCTCGGAGGGAGTTTAAGGAGACCAAGAGGAAAG ATATCGGTAATCGCATCACCGAGCTGAGCAAAGGCGTCTTGAGGATGCACAATGACTTGAAAATGGTCCATCACCACTTGGTCGATGAAAGTCACCGTACGGCCGACGAGCTGTCGAAAGAAGGCTCGTCATTCCTCGGCAAATACATCTTGGGCgccaaaaataatttcagagGCTTTAACAGCCAGCTGGATCAGAAAAGCACGTCACGTGACGTAATGGTGCATCacggagaggaggaggaggagaaaacaaaaggccAAACAGATGAAAAGGAGCGTTGCGAGGGCGAAGACACGAGCTCCAGGCTTTCGTCACACGGGGATTTGGTCAAGATGGAGGAAGGGCGAGTTCAGGCAGAAAAAGAGCAGATAGACGCTAACAAAAGTGACAACGCAAATGAGATCGCTCCAGCTAAACATTTCAatatagaagaagaaaagaagataCTTTCTGAaagccccaaaaaaagaatcagtgaagacaaagaaaatatgCGCAATACATTTGAAGAGATAGAattacaagaaaacaaagtggAGGCCGGGTGGGTGAACGGGCGACAGCGTGAGCCAGATATTTGCGGAAGATGTGATGATGAGGGTGAAAATTTAGAGAGCCAGACAAAAATAGCTTCACCATCAGGCAGCAGCAGTTCTCGGGACACGGGATTTGGTTCTGAAGAAGGCGAGGCATCCATTGATGACACAGAAAGCAAGACGCTAGCTGAGTAA
- the rnf121 gene encoding RING finger protein 121 isoform X1, producing MAGMFEVEVDGVEHDHGLEHHNEPIQFDASKLSPEEKWRVEHAKMHAKHKGHEAMHAEMVLILIVTLVIAQLVLVQWKQRHPKSYNLVTLFQMWVVPLYFTTKLHWWRFLTTWFIFSVITAYISYRATRKPLACTTPRLVYKWFLLLYKISYGTGIVGYTVVMFTLFGINLIFRIKPEDAMDFGVSLLFYGLYYGVLGRDFAEMCADFMASTVGYYSASGMPTKHLSDNICAVCGQAILVDVSEEGIIENTYRLSCNHVFHEFCIRGWCIVGKKQMCPYCKEKVDLKRMFSNPWERPHVMYGQLLDWLRYLVAWQPVIIGFVQGINYVLGLE from the exons ATGGCCGGGATGTTTGAGGTAGAGGTGGATGGTGTGGAGCACGACCACGGACTAGAGCATCATAATGAACCGATCCAG TTTGATGCGTCTAAGCTCTCACCGGAGGAGAAGTGGAG GGTGGAGCATGCCAAGATGCATGCCAAACACAAAGGCCACGAGGCCATGCACGCCGAGATGGTCCTGATCCTCATCGTCACACTTGTCATCGCCCAGCTCGTCCTCGTGCAGTGGAAGCAGCGGCACCCAAAGTCTTACAAC CTGGTGACTCTGTTCCAGATGTGGGTAGTTCCTCTCTACTTTACTACCAAACTTCACTGGTGGAGGTTCCTGACCACCTGGTTTATCTTCTCTGTCATCACAGCATATATTAGCTACCGTGCCACTCGCAAGCCTCTGGCCTGCACCACACCGAG GTTGGTGTACAAGTGGTTCCTGCTCCTTTACAAGATCAGCTATGGTACCGGAATAGTCGGCTACACTGTTGTTATGTTTACGCTTTTTGGCATCAATCTTATTTTCAG GATAAAGCCCGAAGATGCGATGGACTTTGGCGTGTCCCTGCTTTTTTACGGACTGTACTACGGTGTGCTCGGAAGAGACTTCGCCGAGATGTGTGCCGACTTCATGGCATCGACTGTTGGG TATTACAGCGCATCCGGAATGCCGACTAAGCATTTGTCTGATAATATCTGCGCCGTATGTGGACAAGCCATCCTCGTTGATGTCAGTGAGGAGGGCATCATTGAGAACACGTACAGATTATCCTGCAACCATGT GTTCCATGAGTTCTGCATAAGAGGTTGGTGCATCGTGGGAAAGAAGCAGATGTGCCCGTATTGCAAAGAGAAGGTGGATCTCAAGAGGATGTTCAGCAACCC CTGGGAAAGGCCACATGTCATGTATGGCCAACTTTTAGACTGGCTTCGCTACTTGGTGGCCTGGCAGCCTGTTATTATCGGCTTTGTGCAAGGCATCAACTACGTCCTCGGTCTGGAGTGA
- the rnf121 gene encoding RING finger protein 121 isoform X2, which yields MHAKHKGHEAMHAEMVLILIVTLVIAQLVLVQWKQRHPKSYNLVTLFQMWVVPLYFTTKLHWWRFLTTWFIFSVITAYISYRATRKPLACTTPRLVYKWFLLLYKISYGTGIVGYTVVMFTLFGINLIFRIKPEDAMDFGVSLLFYGLYYGVLGRDFAEMCADFMASTVGYYSASGMPTKHLSDNICAVCGQAILVDVSEEGIIENTYRLSCNHVFHEFCIRGWCIVGKKQMCPYCKEKVDLKRMFSNPWERPHVMYGQLLDWLRYLVAWQPVIIGFVQGINYVLGLE from the exons ATGCATGCCAAACACAAAGGCCACGAGGCCATGCACGCCGAGATGGTCCTGATCCTCATCGTCACACTTGTCATCGCCCAGCTCGTCCTCGTGCAGTGGAAGCAGCGGCACCCAAAGTCTTACAAC CTGGTGACTCTGTTCCAGATGTGGGTAGTTCCTCTCTACTTTACTACCAAACTTCACTGGTGGAGGTTCCTGACCACCTGGTTTATCTTCTCTGTCATCACAGCATATATTAGCTACCGTGCCACTCGCAAGCCTCTGGCCTGCACCACACCGAG GTTGGTGTACAAGTGGTTCCTGCTCCTTTACAAGATCAGCTATGGTACCGGAATAGTCGGCTACACTGTTGTTATGTTTACGCTTTTTGGCATCAATCTTATTTTCAG GATAAAGCCCGAAGATGCGATGGACTTTGGCGTGTCCCTGCTTTTTTACGGACTGTACTACGGTGTGCTCGGAAGAGACTTCGCCGAGATGTGTGCCGACTTCATGGCATCGACTGTTGGG TATTACAGCGCATCCGGAATGCCGACTAAGCATTTGTCTGATAATATCTGCGCCGTATGTGGACAAGCCATCCTCGTTGATGTCAGTGAGGAGGGCATCATTGAGAACACGTACAGATTATCCTGCAACCATGT GTTCCATGAGTTCTGCATAAGAGGTTGGTGCATCGTGGGAAAGAAGCAGATGTGCCCGTATTGCAAAGAGAAGGTGGATCTCAAGAGGATGTTCAGCAACCC CTGGGAAAGGCCACATGTCATGTATGGCCAACTTTTAGACTGGCTTCGCTACTTGGTGGCCTGGCAGCCTGTTATTATCGGCTTTGTGCAAGGCATCAACTACGTCCTCGGTCTGGAGTGA